A portion of the Edaphobacter bradus genome contains these proteins:
- a CDS encoding transcriptional regulator, whose translation MDTILHRELWTSWASLLRSYAAVHGLNSRHHAVVEVGADEITLRVASRWLRFTHDLVEDSEGNRSPFSLEEDGTVKLNGIPQQMDLAAESLAREMMSESR comes from the coding sequence TTGGACACAATTCTCCACCGTGAGCTTTGGACCTCCTGGGCATCGCTGCTTCGTTCCTACGCCGCTGTCCACGGACTCAACAGCCGGCATCATGCTGTCGTAGAGGTCGGCGCAGACGAGATCACCCTGCGGGTCGCAAGCCGCTGGCTTCGCTTCACGCACGATCTCGTCGAAGACAGCGAGGGTAACCGCTCTCCTTTTTCTCTTGAAGAAGACGGAACGGTTAAACTAAATGGGATACCCCAACAGATGGACCTTGCCGCCGAATCGCTGGCACGGGAGATGATGAGTGAGTCTCGGTAG
- a CDS encoding prepilin peptidase translates to MNSRILYEIAGFLLGLLFGSFLNVCISRLPWHESIIHPRSRCPECGAAIRWYDNIPLLSWLLLGRRCRDCHQTIPPRYPLVELAVGIWFAVQAARLHTLLSFYFWKPSGVGTTSDAVSGIIVNVAVTILGFLLIGLIVMDWQTQLLPDAFTLTGIAAGLFLICTQAIFLGPNEGQVLLTRQSIHLSSPGGVSDRGNVFLTGPEALIGGRVLAVCCAALLLLLVRWLYHALRRREGMGLGDVKLFAMIASLLGFWPAVLALFAGVLTASVYGVVLMVRGKAALATKLAFGSFLAAGGLFAAQFGDRIIESYSVLMR, encoded by the coding sequence GTGAACTCTCGCATCCTCTATGAGATTGCCGGGTTTCTTCTCGGCCTGCTCTTTGGCAGCTTTTTGAACGTCTGCATCTCCCGCCTGCCCTGGCACGAATCGATCATCCACCCGCGTTCGCGCTGCCCGGAGTGCGGAGCCGCCATCCGCTGGTACGACAACATTCCGCTTCTTAGCTGGCTTCTCCTGGGACGCCGCTGCCGCGACTGCCACCAGACCATTCCCCCGCGCTATCCGCTGGTCGAGCTTGCCGTCGGCATCTGGTTCGCCGTCCAGGCAGCACGCCTTCACACGCTGCTCAGCTTTTACTTCTGGAAACCCAGCGGCGTCGGAACGACGTCGGACGCAGTCTCTGGCATCATCGTCAACGTCGCCGTCACTATCCTTGGCTTCCTGCTCATCGGCCTCATCGTCATGGACTGGCAGACGCAGTTGCTGCCGGATGCCTTTACGCTCACAGGAATCGCGGCCGGCCTGTTCCTCATCTGCACGCAGGCTATCTTCCTCGGCCCAAATGAGGGCCAGGTCCTGCTGACCCGTCAGAGTATCCACCTCTCCAGCCCAGGAGGAGTCAGCGACCGCGGCAACGTCTTTCTCACCGGCCCTGAAGCCCTCATCGGCGGACGCGTGCTCGCCGTCTGCTGTGCCGCGCTGCTGCTGCTCCTGGTGCGCTGGCTCTACCACGCGCTCCGCCGCCGCGAAGGCATGGGCCTGGGGGATGTGAAACTTTTTGCAATGATCGCGTCTCTCCTCGGCTTCTGGCCGGCAGTGCTGGCGTTGTTTGCCGGCGTGTTGACGGCGAGCGTCTACGGAGTCGTGCTCATGGTGCGCGGCAAGGCAGCGCTGGCAACGAAGCTCGCTTTCGGCAGCTTTCTCGCTGCTGGAGGCCTATTCGCCGCGCAGTTCGGGGACAGGATCATCGAGTCCTACAGCGTGCTGATGCGATAG
- a CDS encoding NADH-quinone oxidoreductase subunit C translates to MDAPITGAQAVFEKFPEEPAVKALSSLATDAKYDRAELTITVARENIITACQAVQKAGYNFLETVTAVDWYPSEPRFQITYHILSHSLKRRVRLIVRLSGDDAAIDSITSVWPAANFYEREVFDLFGVHFGSHPNLRRIMMPEDWNGHPLRKDYPVEGYR, encoded by the coding sequence ATGGACGCCCCAATCACAGGCGCACAGGCGGTCTTCGAGAAGTTTCCCGAAGAGCCCGCCGTCAAAGCCCTGTCCTCGCTGGCCACTGACGCCAAGTACGACCGCGCTGAGTTGACCATCACCGTCGCCCGCGAGAACATCATCACCGCCTGTCAGGCCGTACAGAAGGCCGGCTACAACTTCCTCGAAACGGTCACCGCGGTCGACTGGTACCCCTCCGAACCACGCTTCCAGATCACCTACCACATCCTCTCCCACTCGCTGAAGCGTCGCGTACGCCTTATCGTGCGCCTCTCAGGGGATGATGCTGCGATCGACTCCATCACCAGTGTCTGGCCCGCGGCCAACTTCTACGAGCGTGAGGTCTTCGACCTCTTCGGCGTTCACTTCGGCAGCCATCCCAACCTTCGCCGCATTATGATGCCGGAGGACTGGAACGGCCATCCCCTGCGCAAGGACTACCCCGTGGAGGGCTATCGCTAA
- the nuoD gene encoding NADH dehydrogenase (quinone) subunit D, producing the protein MAPAAPDMVIPGIDDVIADAELHKHGTDPLADQTMVINMGPQHPSTHGVLRLVLEIDGETVVSLAPDIGYLHTGIEKTCEAKFYQQVVPMTDRVDYLCPMVNNLTYCLAVEKLLGLEIPERAQYLRVLLSELTRIQSHLVWLGTHAMDIGALTVFLYCFREREMLLRIFEGLAGQRMMTSYIRIGGVSLEPPLDFYEKVQEFLNLFPEKIQEYENLLSGNPIWINRIKGVGYLSAADAIALGVTGPPLRASGVDWDIRRDMPYSGYEKFQFKVPVATEGDVWTRYVLRMQEMRESVKIAQQALDGMPEGRITAVAPKIILPDREQMKTQMESLIHHFKIVTEGFAVPAGEVFQAVEAPHGEMGYYVVSDGTAKPYRVHMRNPGFATLQALETMCKGRLLADVVAVIGSIDIVLGEIDR; encoded by the coding sequence ATGGCACCCGCTGCTCCAGACATGGTCATTCCCGGAATCGACGACGTTATCGCTGATGCCGAACTGCACAAGCACGGCACCGACCCTCTGGCCGACCAGACGATGGTCATCAACATGGGGCCGCAGCATCCTTCGACGCACGGCGTTCTCCGCCTCGTGCTCGAAATCGACGGAGAGACCGTCGTCTCGCTCGCGCCAGACATCGGCTACCTCCACACCGGCATCGAGAAGACCTGCGAGGCGAAGTTCTACCAGCAGGTCGTTCCCATGACCGACCGCGTCGACTATCTATGCCCAATGGTCAACAACCTCACCTACTGCCTCGCGGTGGAGAAGTTGCTGGGCCTGGAGATTCCCGAGCGCGCACAGTACCTTCGCGTTCTCCTCAGCGAGTTGACGCGCATTCAGTCGCACCTGGTCTGGCTGGGAACGCACGCCATGGACATCGGCGCGCTCACCGTCTTCCTCTACTGCTTCCGCGAGCGCGAGATGCTGCTCCGAATCTTCGAGGGCCTCGCCGGCCAGCGAATGATGACCAGCTATATCCGCATCGGCGGAGTCTCGCTCGAGCCGCCGCTGGACTTCTACGAGAAGGTGCAGGAGTTCCTGAACCTCTTCCCCGAGAAGATCCAGGAGTACGAGAACCTCCTCTCCGGCAATCCCATCTGGATCAACCGCATCAAGGGCGTTGGCTATCTCTCCGCCGCAGACGCCATCGCGCTCGGAGTCACCGGGCCGCCCCTGCGCGCCTCGGGCGTGGACTGGGACATCCGCCGCGACATGCCCTACTCGGGCTACGAGAAGTTTCAGTTCAAAGTGCCCGTCGCTACGGAAGGCGACGTCTGGACCCGCTACGTCCTACGCATGCAGGAAATGCGCGAGAGCGTGAAGATCGCCCAGCAGGCCCTCGACGGCATGCCAGAAGGCCGCATCACCGCCGTCGCCCCCAAGATCATCCTGCCCGATCGCGAACAGATGAAGACCCAGATGGAGTCGCTCATCCATCACTTCAAGATCGTCACCGAAGGCTTTGCAGTGCCGGCCGGAGAGGTCTTCCAGGCCGTCGAGGCGCCGCACGGAGAGATGGGCTACTACGTCGTCTCCGACGGAACCGCCAAGCCCTACCGCGTCCACATGCGCAACCCGGGCTTCGCCACGCTGCAGGCGCTCGAGACCATGTGCAAGGGAAGATTGCTTGCCGATGTCGTCGCCGTCATTGGGTCAATCGATATCGTTCTCGGGGAGATCGATCGATAG
- a CDS encoding NADH-quinone oxidoreductase subunit NuoE family protein, which produces MSTIANSIFSPEMAARFDHLVTIYPVKRSALVPMLLYAQDDVGYISDAVVTEIAARLDLIELDVRNVLSYYSMLRTKPAGKYNVQVCTNISCMLRGGYEILDHCKHKLGIGHKEVTKDGLFSLEEVECIGACCWAPAMQVNYDFHDNLTTVKVDEILETYRQGLGKDVK; this is translated from the coding sequence ATGAGCACGATTGCAAATTCGATCTTTTCGCCGGAGATGGCCGCCCGTTTCGACCACCTGGTCACCATCTATCCCGTCAAGCGCTCCGCCCTCGTGCCCATGCTGCTCTACGCGCAGGACGACGTAGGTTACATCTCCGATGCGGTCGTCACCGAGATTGCTGCTCGGCTTGACCTTATCGAGTTGGACGTACGCAACGTGCTTTCGTACTACTCCATGCTGCGCACAAAGCCTGCGGGCAAGTACAACGTACAGGTCTGCACCAATATCTCCTGCATGCTGCGCGGCGGCTACGAGATCCTCGACCACTGCAAGCACAAGCTCGGCATCGGGCATAAAGAAGTGACGAAAGATGGTCTATTTTCCTTAGAGGAGGTCGAGTGCATTGGAGCCTGCTGCTGGGCCCCGGCCATGCAGGTCAACTACGACTTCCACGACAACCTCACCACGGTCAAGGTCGACGAGATCCTCGAGACCTATCGCCAGGGCCTGGGAAAGGACGTGAAATAG
- a CDS encoding NADH-quinone oxidoreductase subunit A: MQQYPYIWNYLPLVLQILVALGLACGMVGASFLIGKHKNSRTKSSSYECGMEPLGDSRGRFTVRFYMVAMLFILFDVEAVFMLPWAVIFRRLPAITGSRMFGFYEMLVYLGFVAVGLFYVWKKGILDWSTDKGDL; this comes from the coding sequence ATGCAACAGTACCCATACATCTGGAACTACCTTCCGCTGGTCCTGCAAATCCTGGTAGCACTGGGCCTTGCATGTGGTATGGTCGGCGCGTCCTTCCTCATCGGCAAACACAAGAACTCCCGTACTAAATCAAGCTCCTACGAGTGCGGTATGGAGCCCCTGGGCGACTCTCGCGGACGGTTTACCGTCCGCTTTTACATGGTCGCGATGCTCTTCATCCTCTTCGACGTTGAGGCCGTCTTCATGCTTCCCTGGGCGGTCATCTTCCGCCGTCTGCCGGCCATCACTGGCTCGCGCATGTTCGGCTTCTACGAGATGCTCGTCTACCTCGGCTTCGTCGCCGTCGGCCTCTTCTACGTCTGGAAGAAAGGCATTCTCGACTGGTCCACAGACAAGGGAGATCTCTAA
- the nuoF gene encoding NADH-quinone oxidoreductase subunit NuoF, which translates to MPTLVSHPDEVHVISRRFGQGATNIDKYIELDGYKAVQKAIAQGPDWIINTMKASGLRGRGGAGFPTGMKWSFVPKQSEKPKYVLVNGDESEPGTCKDHVIFLHDPHAVIEGTMIAGLAIGAKMGFIYLRGEYRYLLKIVEKAVADAYAKGILGKNIFGHQGVDFDIVTQSGAGAYEVGEESALMESLEGKRGVPRIKPPFPAVVGLYGGPTVINNAETIAAAPHILLMGGEEYAKLGSERNGGTRLFGISGHVERPGVYELPMGYSLRKAIYDVAGGIKDGKKLKAVVPGGSSCPVLTADEIDVGLDFDQMAKAGTMLGSGGIVVLDETVSIVEFALRTIAFYQHESCGWCIPCREGTDWIKKTLTRVYNGGGAKKDVDNVQYLAENMLGRTFCPLGDAAAMPTIGFVKKFRKEFEDYIEGHKAGTPIITVQELVGAGH; encoded by the coding sequence ATGCCCACCCTCGTCTCCCATCCCGATGAAGTCCACGTTATCAGCCGCCGTTTCGGACAGGGCGCGACCAATATCGACAAGTACATTGAACTCGACGGCTACAAGGCCGTGCAGAAGGCCATCGCCCAGGGTCCCGACTGGATCATCAACACCATGAAGGCCTCGGGCCTGCGCGGTCGCGGTGGAGCCGGCTTCCCTACCGGCATGAAGTGGTCCTTCGTGCCCAAGCAGTCCGAGAAGCCCAAGTACGTCCTCGTCAACGGCGACGAGTCCGAGCCGGGAACCTGCAAAGACCACGTCATCTTCCTGCATGATCCGCACGCCGTCATCGAAGGTACAATGATTGCCGGCCTCGCCATCGGCGCGAAGATGGGCTTCATCTATCTGCGCGGCGAGTACCGTTACCTGCTGAAGATCGTAGAGAAGGCCGTCGCCGACGCCTATGCCAAGGGCATCCTCGGCAAGAACATCTTCGGCCACCAGGGCGTCGACTTCGATATCGTCACCCAGTCCGGCGCCGGGGCATATGAGGTCGGCGAAGAATCCGCCCTCATGGAGTCGCTCGAAGGCAAGCGCGGCGTCCCTCGCATCAAGCCTCCCTTCCCCGCCGTCGTCGGCCTCTACGGCGGCCCCACGGTCATCAACAACGCCGAGACCATCGCCGCTGCGCCTCACATCCTGCTGATGGGCGGCGAAGAGTACGCCAAGCTCGGCTCGGAGCGCAACGGCGGCACACGGCTATTTGGCATTTCCGGACATGTAGAGCGCCCCGGCGTCTACGAGCTGCCCATGGGCTACTCGCTCCGCAAGGCCATCTACGACGTCGCCGGCGGTATCAAGGACGGCAAGAAGCTCAAGGCTGTCGTCCCCGGCGGAAGCTCCTGCCCAGTCCTCACCGCGGATGAGATCGACGTAGGCCTCGACTTCGACCAGATGGCCAAGGCGGGCACCATGCTCGGATCAGGCGGCATCGTCGTGCTTGACGAGACCGTCTCCATCGTCGAGTTCGCCCTCCGCACCATCGCCTTCTACCAGCACGAGTCCTGCGGCTGGTGCATCCCCTGCCGCGAAGGCACGGACTGGATCAAGAAGACCCTCACCCGCGTCTACAACGGCGGCGGGGCCAAAAAGGATGTGGATAACGTCCAGTACCTCGCCGAAAACATGCTGGGACGCACCTTCTGCCCGCTCGGCGACGCGGCCGCTATGCCGACCATCGGCTTCGTCAAGAAGTTCCGCAAGGAGTTCGAGGACTACATCGAGGGCCACAAGGCCGGAACCCCGATCATCACCGTGCAGGAGCTCGTAGGAGCAGGACATTGA